The following proteins are co-located in the Shouchella hunanensis genome:
- a CDS encoding YitT family protein, with protein MGKGLRYVLVLFLGCLLISVGINFFFVSYHLLDGGIIGVGLIAHYLWNVPVGMTIIVVSIPIYILAWMYYRPFFFNSLAGVIVSSLMIDFFAAFIPETPILGPLTSAVLGGLMLGVGAGIMFLLDISTGGFDLLAQMISAKTTWNVGVLIVGFDLAAVVAGIPVITFDEIILSTIAVIATGFATTVITAVGGVNAHPRPPLSI; from the coding sequence GTGGGAAAAGGATTACGTTATGTACTCGTATTATTTTTAGGCTGTCTCCTAATAAGTGTAGGAATTAATTTCTTCTTCGTGTCTTATCATCTTTTAGATGGTGGCATTATTGGAGTCGGATTAATTGCCCACTATTTGTGGAACGTTCCAGTGGGAATGACCATTATCGTTGTCAGTATCCCTATTTATATTTTAGCATGGATGTATTATCGACCATTTTTTTTCAATTCATTGGCAGGTGTCATTGTTTCATCACTCATGATCGATTTCTTTGCTGCATTTATTCCTGAAACACCTATCCTTGGTCCTTTAACTAGCGCCGTACTCGGTGGTTTAATGCTTGGCGTCGGTGCCGGCATTATGTTTTTGCTCGATATTAGTACAGGCGGTTTTGATCTCTTAGCGCAAATGATTTCAGCGAAAACCACTTGGAATGTGGGTGTCCTCATTGTTGGCTTTGATCTAGCTGCAGTTGTCGCCGGTATACCCGTCATTACATTTGATGAAATTATCTTGTCGACTATCGCTGTGATTGCAACAGGTTTCGCTACAACTGTTATTACAGCTGTCGGAGGGGTCAATGCCCACCCGAGACCTCCTTTAAGTATTTAA
- a CDS encoding LTA synthase family protein produces MTKIKAGFRRLKFFWLAVVLLSLTTYILYKISFTIPTENMMQEFLLFINPISSSILLLAIALLFKNRARNIMIVVLSFIGSFILYGNLMFYRFYSDFLTLPVLFQTNNMQDLSSSVFELMNIWDLFIFSNVFILAYFVFRQKVPVVGRLKREPILLFSLSILLFLGNLTLAQTERPQLLTRSFDRDMLVKNIGVFNFHLYDVFLQSQSRAQRVLADSSDIVEVQNYVQANHKEPNSEMFGTAEGKNVFMISLESLQSFVIDNDLNGEEITPFLNELKENSYYFENFYHQTEQGKTSDSEFIVANSMFGRSSGAVFFTHAQNEYNATPNILGENGYYTSVMHANNRSFWNRDIVYDSLGYDKFYDVEYYDVTEENSIGWGLKDREFFEQSIELLQEQPKPFYTTFITLTNHFPFELGEEDKMIAEGEFRSGTLNRYFPTVRYMDYAVEQFFNDIKEAGLYEDSIFILYGDHYGISTNHNGSMAEYLGKEEITPFDTIQLQRVPLFIHIPGHEGETIDTVGGQIDVQPTLMHLLGMSTKEDIQFGSDLFAPERDSFAVLRNGSFITDDVVWTNNTCYNKETGEPIEEEEGVDACGEYAERATSDLEYSDKVIYGDLLRFFEPNNENLTDEENRHDDNEEDE; encoded by the coding sequence ATGACCAAGATTAAAGCGGGCTTTAGACGATTAAAGTTTTTTTGGCTTGCTGTCGTTCTATTGTCGCTAACAACGTATATTCTCTATAAAATATCGTTTACAATTCCAACTGAGAATATGATGCAAGAGTTTTTATTGTTTATAAACCCGATTAGTTCATCCATACTGCTTTTAGCGATTGCCCTATTATTTAAGAATCGAGCACGAAATATCATGATTGTTGTGCTTTCTTTTATTGGTTCTTTTATTTTGTACGGCAATCTAATGTTTTATCGTTTTTATTCAGATTTTTTAACATTACCTGTATTGTTCCAGACAAACAATATGCAGGATTTATCATCAAGTGTATTTGAATTAATGAACATTTGGGATCTCTTCATTTTCTCAAATGTATTTATCCTTGCTTATTTTGTGTTTAGACAAAAAGTACCTGTCGTAGGCCGTCTTAAGCGTGAACCGATTTTGCTGTTTTCCCTATCCATTCTTCTTTTCTTAGGGAATCTAACACTAGCTCAAACGGAAAGACCACAGCTTTTAACACGTTCCTTTGACCGTGATATGTTAGTGAAGAACATTGGTGTGTTTAATTTTCATTTGTATGATGTGTTTCTGCAGTCACAGTCTAGGGCTCAGCGTGTACTAGCAGATAGCTCTGACATAGTTGAAGTTCAAAACTATGTACAAGCAAATCATAAAGAACCTAACTCTGAGATGTTTGGTACAGCTGAAGGCAAAAATGTCTTCATGATTTCTTTAGAATCTCTACAGTCCTTCGTTATCGATAATGATTTAAACGGAGAAGAGATTACACCGTTTTTAAATGAACTGAAAGAAAACAGCTATTACTTTGAGAATTTTTATCATCAAACAGAACAAGGGAAGACGTCTGATTCAGAATTTATTGTAGCAAATTCAATGTTTGGGCGTAGTAGTGGTGCGGTTTTCTTTACCCACGCACAGAATGAATATAACGCGACACCAAATATTCTAGGTGAGAATGGTTATTATACGTCAGTCATGCATGCAAACAATCGGTCATTTTGGAATCGAGATATTGTGTATGATTCACTTGGATACGATAAGTTTTATGACGTTGAATACTATGATGTAACAGAAGAGAATTCAATTGGTTGGGGTTTGAAAGATCGTGAATTCTTTGAGCAATCAATTGAGCTATTACAAGAGCAACCGAAACCGTTTTACACAACGTTTATTACATTAACGAATCATTTTCCGTTTGAATTAGGTGAAGAAGATAAGATGATTGCGGAAGGGGAATTTAGAAGCGGAACATTAAATCGTTATTTCCCAACAGTTCGTTATATGGACTATGCTGTGGAGCAATTCTTTAACGACATTAAAGAAGCTGGCTTGTATGAGGATTCCATCTTTATTTTATACGGTGATCACTACGGGATCTCTACAAATCATAATGGATCAATGGCTGAGTACTTAGGAAAAGAAGAGATTACGCCTTTTGATACGATTCAATTACAGCGTGTACCTTTGTTTATTCACATTCCTGGCCATGAGGGTGAAACCATTGACACAGTTGGTGGACAAATTGACGTTCAACCAACGCTTATGCATTTACTAGGTATGAGTACGAAGGAAGATATTCAATTTGGGTCAGATTTGTTTGCGCCTGAGAGAGATTCGTTTGCTGTTTTACGGAATGGTTCATTTATAACAGATGATGTCGTTTGGACGAATAACACTTGTTACAATAAAGAAACAGGAGAACCGATTGAAGAGGAAGAGGGAGTAGATGCGTGTGGTGAATACGCTGAGCGTGCCACGTCAGATCTCGAGTACTCTGATAAGGTGATTTACGGAGATTTATTACGTTTCTTTGAACCAAATAACGAAAACCTTACGGATGAAGAAAACCGTCACGATGATAACGAAGAAGATGAATAA
- a CDS encoding M15 family metallopeptidase has protein sequence MKNYWIPAVIISALLAGCSPSEDEAEQVTEEEKMPEAELADGDNRIIELNDVITVQGDPIIQNPENIEANVNLDNRLPVDYEPADLVVPDVRRPYEGIQERSYLREEAADALEQLFYEAELNGHILYANSGFRSFERQYELFKNQQIQSGLDQTLVAQPGFSEHQTGLAMDVSSSSVNFGLTEAFGDTEEGIWIEENAHLFGFIVRYPEGKQEITGYSYEPWHLRYVGTIANEIYEQGVSYEEFIENVKKM, from the coding sequence ATGAAAAACTATTGGATACCTGCAGTTATTATTAGTGCTTTATTAGCAGGGTGTTCTCCTTCAGAAGATGAGGCAGAGCAAGTGACTGAAGAAGAAAAAATGCCAGAAGCGGAACTTGCTGATGGCGATAACCGTATAATTGAATTAAATGATGTGATCACTGTGCAAGGTGATCCAATTATACAAAATCCGGAGAATATTGAAGCGAATGTTAATTTGGATAATCGGTTACCAGTTGATTATGAGCCAGCTGATTTGGTTGTTCCTGATGTACGCAGACCGTACGAAGGCATACAGGAGCGATCGTATTTACGAGAAGAAGCAGCAGATGCTCTTGAACAACTCTTCTATGAGGCTGAATTGAATGGACATATCCTTTATGCGAACTCAGGGTTTCGTTCGTTTGAACGTCAGTATGAGTTGTTTAAAAATCAACAAATTCAAAGTGGGCTTGATCAAACATTAGTCGCACAACCTGGTTTTAGTGAGCATCAAACCGGTTTGGCAATGGACGTTTCGTCTTCTAGCGTGAACTTCGGTTTAACGGAGGCTTTTGGAGATACAGAAGAGGGTATTTGGATTGAAGAAAATGCTCATCTATTTGGCTTTATCGTTCGTTACCCTGAAGGAAAGCAAGAAATAACAGGTTATAGCTATGAGCCATGGCACTTACGCTATGTGGGTACGATTGCCAATGAGATTTATGAACAAGGCGTTTCGTACGAAGAATTTATTGAAAATGTAAAGAAAATGTAA
- a CDS encoding YesL family protein, with translation MEMNGLMGGVYRIAEWIMRLAAINLLWILFTVGGLVVGGLFPATQAAFAVTRQWIRGETDLPIFKTFVHYFKKDYLKVQIMGLCLTIIGFVLYIDLVFIYQSANPYVQLLAFPLLILTFIYILTCFYAFSAFVHYELSVFKLLKHAALHTVVRPFLSIGMLITCAGVLFLMFQFPGVLPFFGVSIPIFLLMWFSHTGFVRNEEKQKSQAA, from the coding sequence ATGGAAATGAATGGACTTATGGGTGGCGTATACCGTATCGCTGAATGGATCATGCGATTAGCAGCCATTAATTTGCTTTGGATTCTATTTACTGTAGGAGGACTTGTTGTTGGAGGCTTATTTCCAGCTACTCAAGCTGCATTTGCAGTAACAAGACAGTGGATTCGAGGCGAAACAGATCTTCCAATTTTCAAAACCTTTGTCCACTATTTTAAAAAAGATTATTTGAAAGTTCAAATAATGGGTCTTTGTTTAACGATTATCGGCTTCGTGCTGTATATTGATCTCGTTTTTATTTATCAATCGGCAAACCCTTACGTACAGTTATTAGCGTTCCCTTTACTCATTTTGACGTTTATCTATATCCTCACCTGCTTTTATGCTTTTAGTGCGTTTGTTCACTACGAGTTATCCGTCTTTAAATTGTTAAAGCATGCCGCTTTACATACGGTTGTGCGACCGTTTTTAAGTATTGGCATGCTCATCACTTGTGCTGGTGTTCTGTTTTTAATGTTCCAATTTCCAGGAGTGCTTCCATTCTTCGGAGTCTCGATACCCATCTTTTTGTTGATGTGGTTTTCTCACACAGGGTTTGTTCGAAACGAAGAAAAACAAAAGAGTCAAGCAGCTTAA
- a CDS encoding MBL fold metallo-hydrolase produces the protein MKKQRFENLNGVQNQHQLKDFVSWYRERMSKTKDLTKTIAVKHQPDYRLIHNANVDSLTWIGHATFLIRINGLTVVTDPVWTNFMGTTKRNVPVTIPIQHLPEIDVVLISHGHYDHLHIQSLRHLPGDPLFLIPRGLKALLKKKGFLEERIVELDWWEEWSNQNVTLTFVPAQHWVKRGLFDTNTSRWGGWVLESTAQSLYFAGDSGYFEGFKQLQKIKSIDYALVPIGAYEPEWFMELDHMKPEDAVQAFIDLGASHMVPMHYGTFRLADDTGPEALERFEQAWKEKGINEKKKSVLPIGGTLRL, from the coding sequence TTGAAAAAACAAAGATTTGAAAACCTGAATGGTGTGCAAAATCAACATCAATTAAAGGATTTTGTAAGCTGGTACCGAGAAAGAATGAGCAAGACAAAAGACTTAACAAAGACGATCGCTGTTAAGCACCAGCCAGATTATAGGCTAATTCACAATGCCAATGTAGATAGTTTAACATGGATAGGGCATGCGACTTTCTTGATTCGTATCAATGGACTAACAGTGGTAACAGATCCAGTTTGGACGAATTTTATGGGAACAACGAAGCGAAATGTACCAGTTACCATTCCTATTCAACATTTACCAGAAATAGATGTTGTCCTTATTTCTCACGGTCACTATGATCATTTGCATATTCAATCATTACGGCATTTACCTGGTGACCCACTTTTTTTAATACCTAGAGGGTTAAAGGCGCTTCTAAAGAAGAAAGGGTTTTTAGAAGAACGGATAGTGGAATTAGACTGGTGGGAAGAATGGTCAAATCAAAACGTTACGCTAACGTTTGTACCAGCGCAACATTGGGTGAAACGAGGCTTATTTGACACGAATACGTCACGATGGGGTGGTTGGGTCTTAGAGTCCACAGCTCAATCGCTATACTTTGCAGGTGATAGTGGTTATTTTGAAGGGTTCAAGCAACTACAAAAGATAAAGTCAATTGATTATGCGTTAGTTCCAATCGGCGCTTATGAACCTGAGTGGTTTATGGAGCTCGATCATATGAAACCGGAAGACGCGGTACAAGCATTTATTGATTTAGGAGCAAGTCATATGGTGCCGATGCACTATGGAACCTTTCGTTTAGCCGATGATACAGGACCAGAAGCTCTCGAACGGTTTGAACAAGCATGGAAAGAAAAAGGAATAAATGAAAAGAAAAAAAGCGTCCTACCCATTGGCGGTACGCTTCGTTTATAA
- a CDS encoding dihydrolipoyl dehydrogenase family protein yields the protein MAESYDVIIIGSGPAAMAAAFPLAEATKRVAVIEGNRFGGTCPNFGCDPKKLLYTRSETAWQAGKLRGTGIDGTTSFKWEDAMKEKNNYTDSVYKEIEQSMKQANIDTYHGYASFINEETVQIDTITLSAQTFIIATGLKPSSLPFKGAETLLTNEEFLNLPSLPRSIAFIGGGYISFEFAHLAARAGTNVHIIDSGDRGLKAFDRDHVQALIEQSEAIGITFHWNEEISSIESSDYEVTIRTDKQTLTVDKAVHGAGRTPNIKKLNLEAANVDYDGTGIHVDGTLQSVSNPRVYAAGDVTATHSLPLTPLSSQEGSVVVHNILEEQKKTLHQGAMPSIVFTIPKLAKVGKTKKRLDQEGIAYYVKNTSMTDWLTYSMIKEDQALAKVYVCKKTGKILGADFLTVYADQWINLFSLAIQLELTTEQLTSVHYTYPSVLGDSGNVLPIQ from the coding sequence ATGGCAGAATCATATGATGTTATCATTATTGGAAGCGGACCAGCAGCAATGGCTGCGGCTTTTCCATTAGCAGAAGCAACTAAGCGTGTTGCTGTTATAGAAGGAAATCGATTTGGAGGAACGTGTCCCAATTTCGGATGTGATCCTAAAAAGCTGCTGTACACTCGAAGTGAAACAGCATGGCAAGCCGGGAAATTAAGAGGTACCGGTATAGATGGAACGACTTCCTTTAAGTGGGAAGATGCGATGAAGGAAAAAAACAATTATACAGACTCTGTTTATAAAGAGATTGAGCAATCGATGAAACAAGCAAACATTGATACTTATCACGGTTATGCGTCTTTCATCAATGAAGAAACTGTACAAATTGATACCATTACCTTATCAGCTCAAACGTTCATTATCGCAACTGGTCTTAAGCCATCATCCCTCCCATTTAAGGGGGCCGAGACGCTTCTAACGAATGAAGAATTCTTAAACCTTCCTTCGTTGCCGAGGTCAATCGCTTTTATCGGTGGTGGTTACATTTCATTTGAATTCGCTCATCTCGCTGCTCGAGCAGGTACGAACGTTCATATTATTGATTCTGGTGATCGTGGATTAAAAGCATTTGATCGAGACCACGTCCAAGCTTTAATAGAACAATCAGAAGCAATTGGCATTACCTTTCATTGGAATGAGGAAATTTCAAGTATTGAATCAAGCGATTATGAAGTTACAATAAGAACAGACAAACAAACACTTACTGTCGACAAAGCTGTTCATGGTGCTGGTCGAACACCGAATATAAAGAAATTAAATCTTGAAGCCGCAAATGTCGATTACGATGGAACAGGTATTCATGTTGATGGCACATTGCAAAGCGTTTCAAATCCAAGAGTGTATGCAGCTGGTGATGTAACAGCAACCCACTCGTTACCTCTAACACCTTTATCAAGTCAAGAAGGTTCAGTTGTTGTACACAATATTCTAGAAGAGCAAAAGAAAACTCTTCACCAAGGGGCAATGCCGTCCATTGTTTTCACGATACCGAAGTTAGCAAAAGTAGGGAAAACAAAGAAACGGCTTGATCAAGAGGGGATAGCGTATTATGTTAAGAACACATCGATGACAGACTGGCTCACTTATTCGATGATAAAAGAAGATCAAGCGTTAGCAAAAGTATATGTTTGTAAAAAAACTGGCAAGATTTTAGGTGCTGATTTTTTAACCGTCTATGCAGATCAATGGATCAATTTGTTTTCTCTTGCAATTCAACTAGAGTTAACGACAGAACAGCTTACATCCGTTCACTATACGTATCCATCTGTTTTAGGGGATAGTGGGAATGTGTTGCCAATTCAATAA
- a CDS encoding sugar phosphate isomerase/epimerase family protein: MNVGLALYTLRDEMEKDFKGTLEKVKQVGYQGVEFAGFGDHSSKEVKAMLEEIGLEPWSSHVPLEKLRHDLQSVIAFHKEVGTPYIVCPYLTEEERQTKTNYFDLAEELEEIGNQVREAGMVLLYHNHDFEFDTFDDEFGLDILLRNTRTCNMALECDTFWVEYAGHKATEYLAAHENRVPIIHVKDMKDGNIPFAEVGEGKLDIKGIIEAAKAVGTKYFIVEQDVSERSPLESIEISFKNIQSM, translated from the coding sequence ATGAATGTCGGACTAGCGTTATATACATTGCGAGATGAAATGGAAAAAGATTTTAAAGGAACCTTGGAGAAGGTTAAGCAAGTTGGCTATCAAGGAGTCGAATTCGCAGGCTTTGGTGATCATTCATCAAAAGAAGTGAAAGCGATGCTCGAAGAGATTGGATTAGAGCCTTGGTCTAGTCATGTTCCTCTTGAGAAGCTGCGTCATGATTTACAAAGTGTCATTGCGTTTCATAAAGAAGTAGGTACACCTTACATTGTCTGTCCCTACTTAACAGAAGAAGAACGTCAAACAAAAACAAACTACTTTGATTTGGCGGAAGAACTAGAGGAAATTGGCAATCAAGTCAGAGAAGCAGGAATGGTATTGTTGTACCATAACCATGACTTTGAATTCGATACATTTGACGACGAATTTGGATTGGACATTTTGCTGCGCAATACACGTACGTGTAATATGGCTCTTGAATGTGACACCTTTTGGGTCGAATATGCAGGTCATAAAGCAACAGAATATTTAGCTGCTCACGAAAATCGCGTCCCTATTATCCATGTGAAAGACATGAAAGATGGAAATATACCTTTTGCTGAAGTAGGGGAAGGAAAGCTTGATATTAAAGGAATTATTGAAGCTGCAAAAGCGGTTGGAACGAAATATTTTATTGTTGAGCAAGATGTGAGTGAACGTTCTCCACTTGAAAGCATTGAGATTAGTTTTAAAAATATCCAGTCTATGTAG
- a CDS encoding Gfo/Idh/MocA family protein → MNKPLKVAVIGCGSIAIHRHVPEYAANPNVELVAFCDLTKEVAQRMADQYGVTNVFTSHKELLAEVDVDAVSVCTQNVDHASVSIDAANAGCHVLCEKPMATSLEEAQNMIKAASENNVKLMIGHNQRLMPPHVKAKEILTSGKLGKTLTFKTTFGHGGADSWSIQGKDTWFLKKEKAFVGAMGDLGVHKIDLMRWLLGEEVSEVAAFVNTLHKEADVDDNATTLLKMESGAIGTMAASWTYYKGEDNTTTIYGENGVLEIRDHPEVQVVVKLTDGSVEQYSVGAIATNDAGGQVASGVIDEFVTSILENREPAITGEEGMKSLQVVLAALQSSETKSFVAVKEV, encoded by the coding sequence ATGAATAAACCATTAAAAGTTGCTGTTATTGGCTGTGGCTCCATTGCCATACACCGTCATGTACCAGAATATGCAGCAAATCCAAACGTTGAATTAGTCGCTTTTTGCGATTTAACTAAAGAGGTCGCTCAAAGAATGGCTGACCAGTACGGTGTAACGAATGTTTTTACTTCCCACAAAGAATTATTAGCAGAAGTCGATGTCGACGCTGTTAGTGTATGTACACAAAACGTGGACCACGCTAGTGTTTCGATTGATGCAGCAAATGCAGGTTGTCATGTTTTATGTGAGAAGCCAATGGCGACTTCGTTAGAAGAAGCACAGAACATGATTAAGGCTGCAAGTGAAAACAACGTCAAGCTTATGATTGGTCACAACCAACGGTTAATGCCGCCTCACGTGAAGGCAAAAGAAATTTTAACGTCTGGAAAACTCGGAAAAACGCTGACGTTTAAAACAACGTTTGGACACGGTGGAGCTGACTCTTGGAGTATTCAAGGAAAAGATACGTGGTTTCTTAAAAAAGAGAAAGCATTTGTCGGTGCGATGGGTGATTTAGGTGTTCACAAAATTGACCTCATGCGTTGGTTATTAGGTGAAGAAGTGTCGGAAGTGGCTGCATTTGTAAATACATTGCATAAAGAAGCGGATGTGGATGACAATGCAACAACATTATTGAAAATGGAAAGCGGCGCTATTGGTACGATGGCAGCGAGCTGGACCTATTACAAAGGTGAAGATAATACGACAACGATCTATGGTGAAAACGGTGTACTTGAGATTCGCGATCATCCAGAAGTCCAAGTCGTTGTAAAACTAACGGACGGCAGTGTTGAACAGTACTCAGTTGGCGCAATTGCAACGAACGATGCTGGTGGCCAAGTCGCAAGTGGTGTCATCGATGAATTTGTAACGTCGATTCTTGAGAACCGAGAGCCTGCTATTACAGGTGAAGAAGGAATGAAATCGTTACAAGTTGTATTAGCAGCACTTCAATCGTCGGAAACAAAATCGTTTGTAGCAGTAAAGGAAGTCTAA
- a CDS encoding sugar phosphate isomerase/epimerase family protein, with protein sequence MKLGVFTVLFSEKPFEEMLDHVKRLGLETVEIGTGGYPGTAHCNPAELLEDETKLKAFKKAVDDRGLTISSLSCHGNAISPDEAFAKASHESFVQTVKLAQALQVPTVTTFSGTPGAYEGDKQPNWPVAAWPNEYGDILKWQWEEKLIPYWKEMAAFAEEHGVKIALELHGGFLVHSPATLLKLREACGPAIGANVDPSHLWWQGIDPVAAIKILGKQDAVHFFHAKDTYMDQENMNMHGVLDMQSYANLQDRAWYFRSVGYGHDLKTWSDIISALRLVGYDGAISIEHEDGLMSIDEGFQKAVSNLQQVLMKEPAPKMWWL encoded by the coding sequence ATGAAACTAGGTGTATTTACTGTTTTATTTTCTGAAAAGCCTTTCGAGGAAATGCTTGACCATGTAAAACGTTTAGGACTTGAAACTGTAGAGATTGGAACAGGTGGTTACCCTGGTACGGCCCACTGTAATCCTGCTGAGTTGTTAGAAGACGAAACAAAATTGAAAGCGTTTAAAAAAGCAGTTGATGACCGAGGTTTAACCATTTCTAGTCTAAGCTGTCATGGAAATGCCATTTCACCTGATGAAGCATTTGCAAAAGCATCTCATGAATCTTTTGTGCAAACGGTTAAATTAGCACAGGCGCTGCAGGTTCCAACTGTTACGACATTTTCAGGAACACCAGGTGCTTACGAAGGAGATAAACAACCAAACTGGCCTGTCGCCGCTTGGCCAAACGAGTATGGTGACATTTTAAAATGGCAGTGGGAAGAAAAGTTAATTCCATACTGGAAAGAGATGGCAGCGTTTGCAGAAGAACATGGTGTTAAGATCGCCTTAGAATTACACGGAGGCTTCCTGGTGCATTCACCTGCTACGCTATTAAAGCTACGCGAAGCGTGTGGTCCAGCTATCGGAGCAAATGTTGATCCAAGTCATTTATGGTGGCAAGGGATTGACCCAGTTGCGGCAATTAAAATCCTTGGAAAACAAGATGCAGTTCATTTTTTCCATGCAAAAGACACGTATATGGATCAAGAAAACATGAACATGCACGGTGTACTTGATATGCAATCGTATGCGAATCTTCAAGATCGAGCTTGGTATTTTAGATCGGTTGGGTATGGTCATGATTTAAAAACGTGGTCAGATATTATTAGTGCACTGCGCTTAGTCGGGTACGATGGTGCTATTAGTATCGAACATGAGGATGGATTAATGTCGATTGATGAAGGGTTCCAAAAAGCAGTTAGTAATTTACAACAAGTCTTAATGAAAGAGCCAGCTCCAAAGATGTGGTGGCTATAA
- a CDS encoding SDR family oxidoreductase, with protein MKVAAVTGANSGMGRSVALVLANSGMHVVMLCRNEKRGKEALSYIEQHKKNGSVELQLCDLGSLSSVKQAAKALKKKHASIDVLINNAGVVNPKRKETEDGFEMQMGVNHLGHFLLTNLLLDQIKHSEDGRIIIVSSGAHEWAHFYEKDPHLHEGYNVAKGYGQSKLCNLLFANELKERLAETNVSVFTMHPGAVSTNLGVDRASGFGKAIHTLLRPFFLTPREGADTMLYLALSDKVKKDAGKYFINRKVSKPAKIALDREVAMKCWAWSEKQTGLHQL; from the coding sequence ATGAAGGTTGCAGCTGTAACAGGAGCAAATTCTGGGATGGGGAGAAGTGTTGCGCTCGTTCTAGCGAATAGTGGGATGCACGTTGTGATGCTCTGTCGAAATGAAAAGCGAGGAAAAGAAGCGCTGTCTTATATAGAACAACATAAAAAAAATGGAAGTGTCGAACTACAACTATGTGATCTCGGCTCATTAAGCAGTGTGAAGCAAGCTGCTAAAGCACTAAAAAAGAAGCACGCTTCAATTGATGTGCTTATTAATAATGCTGGCGTTGTCAATCCTAAGCGCAAGGAAACAGAAGATGGTTTTGAAATGCAAATGGGTGTGAATCATTTAGGTCACTTCTTGCTAACGAATCTTCTGCTCGATCAAATAAAACATTCAGAAGATGGGCGAATTATCATTGTGTCTTCTGGTGCACATGAATGGGCTCATTTCTATGAAAAAGATCCTCATTTGCATGAAGGATACAACGTTGCAAAAGGATACGGGCAGTCAAAGCTGTGTAACTTATTGTTTGCAAACGAATTAAAAGAAAGGTTAGCGGAGACAAATGTGTCTGTATTTACTATGCACCCAGGTGCTGTTTCAACGAATCTAGGAGTGGATCGTGCATCAGGCTTCGGGAAAGCAATCCATACATTGCTTCGTCCATTCTTTTTAACACCTAGAGAGGGTGCGGACACAATGCTTTATTTGGCTTTATCAGATAAAGTGAAAAAAGATGCAGGAAAGTACTTCATTAACAGAAAGGTTTCAAAACCAGCAAAAATAGCGTTGGATCGAGAAGTAGCAATGAAATGCTGGGCCTGGAGTGAGAAACAGACAGGTTTACATCAGTTGTGA
- a CDS encoding PRC-barrel domain-containing protein, with protein MLIHAKKLSTFTMNATDGELGQLDDYYIDSNTLHVRYFVGDTRTWFFGGKVLLNVDAFTAIDEEKEQISINATKEQIKNSPKPDETAPIHRHYERELSDHYGWPTYWAVPAHPVAAGYGTHTTAGAPLVPPVFVPNDKQNTEETKDAIRTGAEEQKMDRNQQENVHLFSLDELKGYHVHAKGGQVGKVMDFVLHYNQNVDSGNWTVRYIVIDTGGFMQKEPVIVPVQTIKEVAWFDNSLIINLEKNKIESAEEHPTDQTITLGAEQAIFDHYNLTPYWHNKKEEG; from the coding sequence ATGTTAATTCATGCAAAGAAATTAAGTACGTTTACAATGAACGCTACTGACGGTGAACTTGGACAACTGGACGACTATTATATTGATTCCAATACGTTACATGTTCGCTATTTTGTCGGTGACACTCGCACCTGGTTTTTCGGTGGAAAAGTTCTTTTAAATGTGGATGCGTTTACAGCCATTGACGAAGAAAAAGAACAGATTAGTATTAATGCAACAAAAGAGCAAATTAAAAACAGCCCTAAGCCTGATGAAACAGCTCCTATTCATCGACATTATGAACGTGAATTAAGTGACCACTATGGCTGGCCAACATATTGGGCCGTTCCAGCTCATCCAGTTGCAGCTGGCTACGGAACCCATACAACTGCAGGAGCTCCACTTGTGCCACCCGTATTTGTACCAAATGATAAACAAAATACTGAAGAGACAAAAGATGCCATTCGTACCGGTGCAGAGGAACAGAAAATGGATCGAAACCAGCAAGAAAATGTTCATCTTTTCAGCCTCGACGAACTAAAAGGCTATCACGTTCATGCTAAAGGCGGTCAGGTAGGAAAAGTAATGGACTTTGTTCTCCATTATAACCAAAACGTTGATAGTGGGAATTGGACCGTCCGCTACATCGTGATTGATACTGGAGGGTTTATGCAAAAAGAACCTGTTATCGTTCCAGTTCAAACGATAAAAGAGGTAGCATGGTTTGATAACAGCCTCATTATCAATCTTGAAAAAAATAAAATCGAATCGGCCGAAGAACACCCAACCGATCAGACCATTACTTTAGGTGCGGAACAAGCCATATTTGATCACTACAATTTAACTCCGTATTGGCATAACAAAAAAGAAGAAGGCTAA